A part of Agromyces protaetiae genomic DNA contains:
- a CDS encoding ABC transporter ATP-binding protein, producing MSRTVARVSGLTKRYGSFTALDAVDFSLDEHRIYGLLGRNGAGKTTIMQLLTGQIFPNGGELEVFGRTPAEHGDVLRKLCFIAEAQRYPEDFAPIHVFKAAPWFFENWDAEFAERLVADFRLPVKRRIKKLSRGQLSAVGVIVGLASRAELTFFDEPYLGLDAVARHIFYDRLLEDYAEHPRTVVLSTHLIDEVANLLEHVILIDQGKILLDRDADEVRGSATTVAGPKQSVERFVEGRTIIGREGLGGLASVTIDGRLDQDERVRAAEAGLELAPVSLQQLIIHLTGTDLTEASARTEQEVAA from the coding sequence ATGAGCCGCACCGTGGCCCGCGTCTCGGGTCTCACGAAGCGCTACGGGTCGTTCACGGCCCTCGACGCCGTCGACTTCAGCCTCGACGAGCACCGCATCTACGGACTGCTCGGCCGCAACGGCGCCGGCAAGACGACGATCATGCAGCTGCTCACGGGCCAGATCTTTCCGAACGGCGGCGAGCTCGAGGTCTTCGGCCGCACGCCCGCCGAGCACGGCGACGTGCTGCGCAAGCTCTGCTTCATCGCCGAGGCCCAGCGCTACCCCGAAGACTTCGCGCCGATCCACGTGTTCAAGGCCGCCCCGTGGTTCTTCGAGAACTGGGACGCCGAATTCGCCGAGCGGCTCGTCGCCGACTTCCGACTGCCGGTCAAGCGCCGCATCAAGAAGCTCTCCCGCGGTCAGCTCTCCGCCGTCGGCGTCATCGTCGGGCTTGCGAGCCGCGCCGAACTGACGTTCTTCGACGAGCCGTACCTCGGCCTCGACGCCGTCGCGCGACACATCTTCTACGACCGGCTCCTCGAGGACTACGCCGAGCACCCGCGCACCGTCGTGCTCTCGACCCACCTGATCGACGAGGTCGCGAACCTCCTCGAACACGTCATCCTCATCGACCAGGGCAAGATCCTCCTCGACCGCGACGCCGACGAGGTGCGCGGATCGGCCACGACGGTCGCCGGGCCGAAGCAGTCCGTCGAGCGGTTCGTCGAGGGCCGCACGATCATCGGCCGCGAAGGGCTCGGCGGGCTCGCGTCGGTCACGATCGACGGGCGGCTCGACCAGGACGAGCGCGTCCGCGCCGCCGAGGCGGGCCTCGAACTCGCCCCCGTCTCGCTCCAGCAGCTCATCATCCATCTCACGGGCACCGACCTCACCGAGGCATCCGCCCGCACCGAACAGGAGGTCGCAGCATGA
- a CDS encoding solute symporter family protein — MLHFEAATTSPGEPWLNIAIFAAFVAITMVIVFRASRNNKTAADYYAAGRSFTGGQNGSAIAGDYLSAASFLGIVGAIAVTGYDGFLYSIGFLVAWLVALLLVAELLRNTGRFTMADVLSFRLKQKPVRIAAATTTLVVCFFYLLAQMAGAGGLVSLLLGITDTLGQSLVITVVGALMILYVLIGGMKGTTWVQIIKAILLIVGAGVMTVWVLAINGFDFSALLDKAVAVAENPAILDPGLKYGVSDVSKIDFVSLGLALVLGTAALPHVLMRFYTVPTAKEARKSVVWAIWLIGIFYVFTLVLGYGAAALVGPSVIAAAPGGPNSAAPLLAFELGGPLLLGLISAIAFATILAVVAGLTITAAASFAHDIYASVVKKGKPEPGSEVKVARRTVVIIGIVAIIGGIGANGQNVAFLVALAFAVAASANLPTIVYSLFWKRFTTKGALWSMYGGLASAIILIVFSPVVSGSVTSMLKTEDIDFAFFPLSNPGIVSIPLAFLLGWLGTVLDKGKEDPAKEAEMEVRSLTGVGAEKAVQH, encoded by the coding sequence ATGCTGCACTTCGAAGCCGCGACCACTTCGCCCGGCGAGCCCTGGCTCAACATCGCCATCTTCGCCGCGTTCGTCGCGATCACGATGGTCATCGTGTTCCGTGCGAGCCGGAACAACAAGACCGCCGCCGACTACTACGCCGCCGGCCGTTCGTTCACCGGTGGACAGAACGGTTCCGCGATCGCCGGCGACTATCTGTCGGCGGCATCCTTCCTCGGCATCGTGGGGGCGATCGCCGTGACCGGCTACGACGGGTTCCTCTACTCGATCGGCTTCCTCGTGGCCTGGCTCGTCGCACTGCTCCTCGTCGCGGAGCTGCTCCGCAACACGGGACGCTTCACGATGGCCGACGTGCTGTCGTTCCGACTCAAGCAGAAGCCCGTCCGCATCGCGGCCGCGACGACGACCCTCGTCGTGTGCTTCTTCTACCTGCTCGCGCAGATGGCCGGCGCGGGCGGCCTCGTGTCGCTGCTCCTCGGCATCACCGACACCCTCGGGCAATCGCTCGTCATCACCGTCGTGGGCGCGCTCATGATCCTCTACGTGCTCATCGGCGGCATGAAGGGCACGACCTGGGTGCAGATCATCAAGGCGATCCTGCTCATCGTCGGCGCCGGCGTCATGACGGTCTGGGTGCTCGCGATCAACGGGTTCGACTTCTCGGCGCTCCTCGACAAGGCGGTCGCGGTGGCCGAGAACCCCGCGATCCTCGACCCGGGCCTCAAGTACGGCGTCTCGGATGTCTCGAAGATCGACTTCGTCTCGCTCGGCCTCGCGCTCGTGCTCGGCACCGCGGCCCTGCCCCACGTGCTCATGCGCTTCTACACGGTGCCCACCGCGAAGGAGGCCCGCAAGTCGGTCGTCTGGGCGATCTGGCTCATCGGCATCTTCTACGTGTTCACGCTCGTGCTCGGCTACGGCGCGGCGGCACTCGTCGGCCCGTCGGTCATCGCCGCGGCCCCCGGCGGCCCGAACTCGGCGGCCCCGCTGCTCGCGTTCGAACTCGGCGGACCGCTGCTCCTCGGCCTCATCTCGGCGATCGCGTTCGCGACGATCCTCGCGGTCGTCGCCGGACTCACGATCACGGCCGCCGCGAGCTTCGCGCACGACATCTACGCGTCGGTCGTGAAGAAGGGCAAGCCCGAGCCCGGCTCCGAGGTCAAGGTCGCCCGTCGCACGGTCGTCATCATCGGCATCGTCGCGATCATCGGCGGCATCGGCGCGAACGGCCAGAACGTGGCCTTCCTCGTCGCCCTCGCCTTCGCCGTCGCGGCCTCGGCCAACCTGCCGACGATCGTCTACTCGCTGTTCTGGAAGCGCTTCACGACGAAGGGCGCGCTCTGGAGCATGTACGGCGGCCTCGCGTCGGCGATCATCCTGATCGTCTTCTCGCCGGTCGTGTCGGGCTCGGTCACTTCGATGCTGAAGACCGAAGACATCGACTTCGCGTTCTTCCCGCTGTCGAACCCCGGCATCGTCTCGATCCCGCTCGCGTTCCTCCTCGGCTGGCTCGGCACGGTCCTCGACAAGGGCAAGGAGGACCCCGCCAAGGAAGCCGAGATGGAGGTCCGGTCGCTCACCGGCGTGGGCGCAGAGAAGGCGGTGCAGCACTGA
- a CDS encoding GntR family transcriptional regulator — protein sequence MDDSRPIFLQIAELIENDIIEGALAEDAQIPSINEFAAFYRINPATALKGVSRLVDDGIVLKRRGIGMFVAPGARAVLIERRRAEFSAQYLRPLLVEAAKLGIGVEELAELLRAERAERIES from the coding sequence ATGGACGACTCACGCCCGATCTTCCTGCAGATCGCAGAGCTGATCGAGAACGACATCATCGAGGGCGCCCTCGCGGAAGACGCGCAGATCCCCTCGATCAACGAGTTCGCGGCGTTCTATCGCATCAATCCGGCGACCGCATTGAAGGGGGTGAGCCGCCTTGTCGACGACGGCATCGTGCTCAAGAGACGGGGGATCGGCATGTTCGTAGCCCCCGGAGCCCGCGCCGTGCTCATCGAGCGCCGACGGGCCGAGTTCTCCGCCCAGTACCTCAGACCACTCCTCGTCGAAGCCGCGAAGCTCGGCATCGGCGTCGAGGAGCTCGCCGAGCTCCTCCGCGCGGAACGCGCAGAAAGGATCGAATCATGA
- a CDS encoding DMT family transporter — MGLVWGSSFLFMKVALGGVSFGQVAWSRTVLGGIALGLIVLVTRPRVPGADGVPGPVLPREPIVWVHFLVVSITTCVVPYLSFAWAEQYVSSSLASIYNATTPIMTALMATLVFRVERLGASRWFGVGVGILGVLVVIAPWQIAGLTGSLAGQLACLLATLCYGFTFGYQRKFLSQRPIAPATFAFLSIGVSAVVMLALTPFIALSPIELDWPIVGSLLALGILGTGLAYIWNINVLRAWGPTGTSTVTYVTPVVGVALGMLLLGERLSWHEPVGAVLVLVGILFAQGRLKLGRRAGETSAAPASAAR; from the coding sequence ATGGGGCTCGTGTGGGGGTCGAGCTTCCTCTTCATGAAGGTCGCGCTCGGCGGCGTCTCGTTCGGACAGGTGGCGTGGTCGCGCACCGTGCTCGGCGGCATCGCACTCGGACTCATCGTGCTCGTCACACGGCCGCGCGTGCCGGGCGCCGACGGCGTGCCCGGCCCCGTGCTGCCGCGCGAGCCGATCGTGTGGGTGCACTTCCTCGTCGTGTCGATCACGACGTGCGTCGTGCCGTACCTGAGCTTCGCGTGGGCGGAGCAGTACGTGTCGTCGAGCCTCGCGTCGATCTACAACGCGACGACGCCGATCATGACGGCACTCATGGCGACCCTCGTGTTCCGCGTCGAGCGGCTCGGCGCGAGCCGATGGTTCGGCGTCGGCGTCGGCATCCTCGGGGTGCTCGTCGTCATCGCGCCGTGGCAGATCGCGGGGCTCACGGGCTCGCTCGCGGGCCAGCTCGCGTGTCTCCTCGCGACCCTCTGCTACGGCTTCACGTTCGGGTACCAGCGGAAGTTCCTGAGCCAGCGGCCGATCGCGCCCGCGACGTTCGCGTTCCTCTCGATCGGGGTGTCGGCGGTCGTCATGCTGGCGCTGACCCCGTTCATCGCGCTCTCGCCGATCGAACTCGACTGGCCGATCGTGGGGTCGTTGCTTGCACTCGGCATCCTCGGCACGGGCCTCGCCTACATCTGGAACATCAATGTGCTGAGAGCCTGGGGTCCGACCGGCACGTCGACCGTCACGTACGTCACGCCCGTCGTCGGCGTCGCGCTCGGGATGCTCCTGCTCGGCGAGCGGCTCTCGTGGCATGAGCCCGTGGGGGCGGTGCTCGTCCTCGTCGGCATCCTCTTCGCGCAGGGGCGACTGAAGCTCGGGCGGCGTGCGGGCGAGACATCCGCCGCTCCGGCCTCCGCCGCGCGCTGA
- a CDS encoding chorismate mutase translates to MTAPDDREAALTELLGIRSSIDNIDAALIHLLAERFKFTQQVGRLKATHGLPPSDPDREKRQIARLRALAEDAHLDPAFAEKWFNFVVAEVIRHHEELSGEAARESDGI, encoded by the coding sequence ATGACCGCCCCCGACGACCGCGAAGCGGCGCTGACCGAGCTTCTCGGCATCCGCTCGAGCATCGACAACATCGATGCCGCCCTCATCCACCTGCTCGCCGAACGCTTCAAGTTCACGCAGCAGGTCGGGCGGCTGAAGGCGACGCACGGGCTGCCGCCGAGCGACCCCGACCGAGAGAAGCGGCAGATCGCGCGGCTGCGCGCGCTCGCCGAAGACGCCCACCTCGACCCGGCGTTCGCCGAGAAGTGGTTCAACTTCGTCGTCGCCGAGGTGATCCGCCACCACGAGGAACTGTCGGGCGAAGCGGCTCGCGAGTCCGACGGCATCTGA
- a CDS encoding MarR family winged helix-turn-helix transcriptional regulator: MTDSPDLDATAAALRVLARRLDRRLRAEAGFADYSPSQLAAMRHLREAGEAGLTSSELARLEGVRPQSMSATVADLVEAGLVDRTADPNDRRATRLSPSAQADAIAETARGAKDTWLASALAERLDADEQRRLADAVELLERVLGP, from the coding sequence GTGACCGACTCTCCCGACCTCGACGCGACCGCCGCGGCCCTACGCGTCCTCGCGCGGCGGCTCGACCGGCGCCTGCGCGCCGAGGCCGGGTTCGCCGACTACAGCCCGAGCCAGCTCGCCGCCATGCGGCATCTGCGCGAAGCCGGCGAGGCCGGGCTCACCTCGTCCGAGCTCGCGCGCCTCGAGGGCGTGCGCCCGCAGTCGATGAGCGCGACGGTCGCCGATCTCGTCGAGGCCGGGCTCGTCGACCGCACGGCCGACCCGAACGACCGGCGCGCGACCCGCTTGAGCCCGAGCGCGCAGGCCGACGCGATCGCCGAGACCGCGCGCGGCGCGAAGGACACGTGGCTCGCGAGCGCCCTCGCCGAGCGGCTCGACGCCGATGAGCAGCGGCGGCTCGCCGACGCCGTCGAGCTGCTCGAACGCGTGCTCGGGCCATAG
- a CDS encoding MFS transporter, with product MTRTIEPGTGTGATPAPGGKPFPARFVAPLLWGAALNPINTSILATALVAIATAFGVGSGQAASLVAAVYVTSAVAQPAMGKLALAFGPRRVFVAGLAIVVVAGVIGATAQSFGWLIVSRVLIGLGTAAGYPTAMTLIRRRADKVGSGIPGAVLGSMSVAGQVTAALGLPIGGVLVGVWDWRAVFAINIPLGLVGIVLALLWIPRDEPLDAAARDFREIVHSLVRTLDPLGMVLFAGAIVALIVFLQAVREPVWWVLGIAVVSAAAMVWWERRASHPFIDVRMLAANGPLVRTYTRQFATQIAMYLVLYGYVQWLEQGRGLSASVAGLIMLPMTGVGAIVSAFIAKRALVRGPLIGSAAVVVAGGLSLLFVDGSTSIVALVLLSLGFGAVTGLTGVANQSALYEQTDASRIGVASGLLRTSTNLGAIGAAAVLGFVFPADATDAGLHQVAWVIAAIGAAVLALVLFDRRIPRKVR from the coding sequence GTGACCCGCACGATCGAACCGGGCACGGGTACGGGCGCGACGCCCGCTCCGGGCGGCAAGCCGTTCCCGGCGCGCTTCGTCGCCCCGCTCCTGTGGGGTGCGGCGCTCAACCCCATCAACACGTCGATCCTCGCGACGGCGCTCGTTGCGATCGCGACGGCGTTCGGCGTCGGGTCGGGTCAGGCCGCGAGCCTCGTCGCGGCGGTCTACGTGACGAGCGCGGTCGCGCAGCCCGCGATGGGCAAGCTCGCGCTCGCGTTCGGCCCGCGCCGCGTGTTCGTGGCAGGGCTCGCGATCGTGGTCGTCGCGGGCGTCATCGGCGCGACGGCGCAATCGTTCGGGTGGCTCATCGTGTCGCGAGTGCTCATCGGGCTCGGTACGGCGGCAGGGTATCCGACGGCCATGACGCTCATCCGCCGTCGGGCCGACAAGGTCGGTTCGGGCATCCCGGGCGCCGTGCTGGGCTCGATGTCGGTCGCCGGACAGGTGACGGCCGCGCTCGGCCTGCCGATCGGCGGCGTACTCGTCGGTGTGTGGGACTGGCGCGCGGTGTTCGCGATCAACATCCCGCTCGGGCTCGTCGGCATCGTGCTCGCGCTCCTCTGGATCCCCCGCGACGAGCCGCTCGACGCCGCCGCACGCGACTTCCGCGAGATCGTGCACAGCCTCGTGCGCACGCTCGACCCGCTCGGCATGGTCCTCTTCGCGGGCGCGATCGTCGCGCTCATCGTGTTCCTCCAGGCCGTGCGCGAACCCGTGTGGTGGGTGCTCGGCATCGCGGTCGTGTCTGCGGCGGCGATGGTGTGGTGGGAGCGTCGGGCGAGTCATCCGTTCATCGACGTCCGCATGCTCGCCGCCAACGGACCGCTCGTGCGCACCTACACGCGCCAGTTCGCGACCCAGATCGCGATGTACCTCGTGCTCTACGGGTATGTGCAGTGGCTCGAACAGGGGCGCGGTCTCTCCGCGAGCGTCGCGGGGCTCATCATGCTGCCGATGACGGGCGTCGGCGCGATCGTATCGGCGTTCATCGCGAAACGCGCGCTCGTGCGCGGGCCGCTCATCGGGTCGGCGGCGGTCGTCGTCGCGGGCGGGCTGTCGCTCCTCTTCGTCGACGGCTCGACGTCGATCGTCGCGCTCGTGCTCCTGAGCCTCGGCTTCGGCGCGGTCACGGGACTCACGGGCGTCGCGAACCAGTCGGCGCTCTATGAGCAGACGGATGCCTCGCGCATCGGCGTCGCCTCGGGGCTCCTTCGCACCTCGACGAACCTCGGCGCGATCGGCGCGGCCGCGGTGCTCGGCTTCGTGTTCCCGGCGGATGCCACGGATGCGGGCCTGCACCAGGTGGCATGGGTCATCGCGGCGATCGGCGCCGCCGTCCTCGCGCTCGTGCTCTTCGACCGGCGGATTCCGCGCAAGGTGCGCTGA
- the lpdA gene encoding dihydrolipoyl dehydrogenase, with product MSHFDVIVLGAGPGGYVAAIRAAQLGLSVGVIEEKYWGGVCLNVGCIPSKALLRNAELAHIFHAQADLFGIKGEASFDFGVAFDRSRQVSEKHVKGVHFLMKKNGITELDGHGTFRDANTVDVAKPDGTTETHTFANAIIATGSRVRLLPGVTLSQNVVTYEQQILARDLPRSIAIVGAGAIGMEFAYVLRNYGVEVTVIEFLDRALPNEDVEVSKEITRQYRNLGIPILTSTRVDSVVDSGTSVTVSYTAADGQPGALTVDRALISVGFAPNVEGFGLEATGVALTERGAIAIDERMRTNVPHIYAIGDVTAKLMLAHVAEAQGVVAAETIGGAETLELGDYRMMPRATFCQPQVASFGLTEQQARDEGYDVVVAKFPFTANGKANGLGEPVGFVKLVADAKYLELLGGHLIGPDVSELLPELTLAQKWDLGALELARNVHTHPTLSEALQEAFHGLTGHMINM from the coding sequence ATGAGCCACTTCGACGTCATCGTCCTCGGCGCGGGCCCGGGCGGCTACGTGGCCGCCATCCGCGCCGCACAGCTCGGCCTCTCGGTCGGGGTCATCGAGGAGAAGTACTGGGGCGGGGTGTGCCTCAACGTGGGCTGCATCCCCTCGAAGGCGCTGCTCCGCAACGCGGAGCTCGCGCACATCTTCCACGCCCAGGCCGATCTGTTCGGCATCAAGGGCGAGGCATCCTTCGACTTCGGGGTCGCGTTCGACCGCAGCCGCCAGGTCTCGGAGAAGCACGTCAAGGGCGTGCACTTCCTCATGAAGAAGAACGGCATCACCGAGCTCGACGGACACGGCACCTTCCGCGATGCGAACACGGTCGACGTCGCGAAGCCCGACGGCACGACCGAGACGCATACGTTCGCGAACGCCATCATCGCGACCGGTTCGCGCGTGCGGCTCCTCCCGGGCGTCACGCTCTCGCAGAACGTCGTGACGTACGAGCAGCAGATCCTCGCGCGCGACCTGCCGCGCTCGATCGCGATCGTCGGCGCGGGCGCGATCGGCATGGAGTTCGCGTACGTGCTGCGCAACTACGGCGTCGAGGTCACCGTGATCGAGTTCCTCGACCGCGCGCTGCCGAACGAAGACGTCGAGGTCTCGAAGGAGATCACGCGCCAGTACCGCAACCTCGGCATCCCGATCCTGACCTCGACCCGCGTCGACAGCGTCGTCGACTCCGGGACATCCGTCACCGTGTCGTACACCGCGGCCGACGGCCAACCGGGCGCGCTCACCGTCGACCGCGCACTCATCTCGGTCGGATTCGCGCCCAACGTCGAGGGCTTCGGCCTCGAGGCGACGGGTGTCGCGCTCACCGAGCGCGGGGCGATCGCGATCGACGAGCGCATGCGCACGAACGTTCCGCACATCTACGCGATCGGGGATGTCACGGCCAAGCTCATGCTCGCGCACGTCGCCGAGGCGCAGGGCGTCGTCGCGGCCGAGACGATCGGAGGCGCCGAGACGCTCGAGCTCGGCGACTATCGCATGATGCCGCGGGCGACGTTCTGCCAGCCGCAGGTCGCGTCGTTCGGCCTCACCGAGCAGCAGGCGCGCGACGAGGGCTACGACGTCGTCGTCGCGAAGTTCCCGTTCACGGCGAACGGCAAGGCCAACGGGCTCGGCGAGCCCGTCGGGTTCGTGAAGCTCGTCGCCGATGCGAAGTACCTCGAGCTTCTGGGCGGGCATCTCATCGGTCCGGATGTCTCGGAGCTGCTGCCCGAACTCACGCTCGCGCAGAAGTGGGATCTCGGCGCCCTCGAGCTCGCCCGCAACGTGCACACGCACCCGACGCTCTCGGAGGCGCTGCAGGAAGCGTTCCACGGGCTGACCGGGCACATGATCAACATGTAG
- a CDS encoding isochorismatase family protein produces the protein MTLSTIDPAVALVVIDLQKGIANPGRQTAHPVPEVVANAVRLADAFRERGLPVVLVTVTGGAPGRTEVARAQAEAAAAAGTTIPAWPADFAELLPELEASDERTGASTAPDIRIVKRTWGAFHGTALHDELQARGVTQIVLVGIATSKGVESTARAAHEHGYNVTLALDAMTDSSAAAHEGSVANVFPALGETGTVDEVIALLPAGTGTEASAAK, from the coding sequence GTGACCCTCAGCACCATCGACCCCGCCGTCGCCCTCGTCGTCATCGACCTGCAGAAGGGCATCGCGAACCCCGGCCGCCAGACCGCGCACCCCGTGCCCGAGGTCGTCGCGAACGCCGTTCGGCTTGCCGACGCATTCCGCGAGCGCGGGCTGCCCGTCGTGCTCGTGACCGTCACGGGCGGGGCGCCGGGTCGCACCGAAGTCGCCCGGGCGCAGGCCGAGGCCGCTGCCGCGGCCGGCACGACGATCCCCGCGTGGCCCGCCGACTTCGCAGAGCTGTTGCCCGAGCTCGAGGCGTCCGACGAGCGCACCGGCGCGAGCACCGCACCCGACATCCGCATCGTCAAGCGCACGTGGGGGGCGTTCCACGGCACGGCCCTGCACGACGAGCTGCAGGCGCGAGGCGTCACGCAGATCGTGCTCGTCGGCATCGCGACGAGCAAGGGCGTCGAGTCGACGGCGCGCGCGGCGCACGAGCACGGCTACAACGTGACCCTCGCACTCGACGCCATGACCGACTCGAGCGCCGCCGCGCACGAGGGCAGCGTCGCGAACGTGTTCCCCGCCCTCGGCGAGACCGGCACGGTCGACGAGGTCATCGCGCTGCTACCGGCAGGCACGGGCACCGAAGCATCCGCCGCGAAGTGA